The Medicago truncatula cultivar Jemalong A17 chromosome 4, MtrunA17r5.0-ANR, whole genome shotgun sequence genome includes a region encoding these proteins:
- the LOC25492675 gene encoding protein ENHANCED DISEASE RESISTANCE 2-like: MMAGPKDQNKSEWIDRIRSGGAIPFLDPGKCSNGWGSPPGDAFMVRGPEYFTTKVKIPGSDYLLKPLGFDWITSSTKIGEILKHPNSRVRKVIENEFPDGDRPFVWAFNLQLPTKDNYSAVAYFTTKEPIAEGSVMDRFLKGDDAFRTSRLKMIANIVNGPWIVRKAVGEQAICIIGRALACKYCVTENFMEVDIDIGSSMVASAIVHLAFGYVTTLTVDMAFLIEGQTESELPEKLLGAFRFSNVDPASARPIEPSSVSGTVSLQKSFPTRLWNSIGQILGSQEDGSTSNSQNSNKLV; this comes from the coding sequence ATGATGGCTGGCCCAAAGGATCAAAACAAATCTGAATGGATAGATAGAATAAGATCTGGAGGAGCCATTCCATTTCTTGATCCAGGTAAGTGTTCAAATGGCTGGGGTTCACCACCCGGAGATGCATTCATGGTTAGAGGTCCTGAGTATTTTACCACAAAGGTTAAGATTCCGGGAAGTGATTATCTGCTCAAGCCTCTTGGATTTGATTGGATAACAAGTTCAACGAAAATTGGTGAGATATTGAAGCATCCGAATAGCAGAGTTAGAAAGGTGATTGAGAATGAGTTTCCTGATGGTGATAGGCCTTTTGTGTGGGCATTTAATCTTCAACTTCCAACCAAAGATAATTATAGTGCAGTGGCATATTTTACAACAAAAGAGCCTATTGCTGAGGGGTCAGTAATGGACAGATTCTTGAAAGGCGATGATGCTTTTCGAACGTCAAGACTTAAGATGATTGCCAATATTGTTAATGGTCCTTGGATTGTGAGAAAAGCAGTCGGGGAGCAAGCAATATGCATAATTGGGCGTGCACTTGCATGTAAATACTGCGTGACAGAAAATTTCATGGAAGTAGATATTGATATTGGATCTTCTATGGTTGCATCTGCAATAGTTCATTTAGCATTTGGTTACGTGACAACTTTGACGGTTGACATGGCTTTTCTTATTGAGGGACAAACTGAATCAGAGCTTCCAGAAAAACTCCTGGGTGCATTCAGATTTTCTAACGTTGATCCTGCTTCTGCTAGACCGATAGAGCCGTCATCTGTTTCCGGCACTGTTAGTTTACAAAAATCTTTTCCAACAAGATTGTGGAATTCAATTGGGCAAATTCTGGGTTCTCAAGAAGATGGCTCTACTTCTAACTCACAAAATTCTAATAAACTTGTATAG